In Stenotrophomonas sp. 610A2, one DNA window encodes the following:
- a CDS encoding YajQ family cyclic di-GMP-binding protein, producing the protein MPSFDVVSEVDKHELTNAIDQANRELSTRFDFKGVAASFEQDGEKLIKLTAPTDFQLKQMSDILKQRLAARNIDFRCMEFGDIETNLGGARQQVTVKQGIEQKLAKQIAAKIKESKIKVDTQINGDKLRVNGKKRDDLQEVMALLKKGDFEQPLQFDNFRD; encoded by the coding sequence ATGCCTTCTTTTGACGTCGTATCCGAAGTTGACAAGCACGAGCTGACCAACGCCATCGACCAGGCCAACCGCGAGCTGTCCACCCGCTTCGATTTCAAGGGCGTGGCCGCAAGCTTCGAGCAGGATGGCGAGAAGCTGATCAAGCTCACCGCACCTACCGATTTCCAGCTCAAGCAGATGTCGGACATCCTCAAGCAGCGCCTGGCCGCGCGTAACATCGACTTCCGTTGCATGGAATTCGGCGACATCGAGACCAACCTGGGTGGCGCGCGCCAGCAGGTGACGGTCAAGCAGGGTATCGAGCAGAAGCTGGCCAAGCAGATCGCCGCCAAGATCAAGGAGTCCAAGATCAAGGTCGACACCCAGATCAACGGCGACAAGCTGCGCGTCAACGGCAAGAAGCGCGATGACCTGCAGGAAGTGATGGCGCTGCTGAAGAAGGGCGACTTCGAACAGCCGCTGCAGTTCGACAATTTCCGCGACTGA
- a CDS encoding malonic semialdehyde reductase, which produces MSDIFNDAALDQLFRTARTQNTFQDRPVEDSQLRALYDLLKWAPTSANASPARFVFVKSAEAKQKLAPALSEGNLAKTLAAPVTAIIGFDLDFHEKLPYLFPHTDAKAWFDGPREGRHEAAFRNGSLQGAYLILAARALGLDAGPMSGFDPAKVDEAFFAGTAIKSNFLVNLGYGDPSGIFPRLPRLSFDEAARIA; this is translated from the coding sequence ATGTCCGACATCTTCAACGATGCCGCGCTTGACCAGCTGTTCCGCACCGCTCGCACCCAGAACACGTTCCAGGACCGTCCGGTCGAGGACAGCCAGCTGCGCGCCCTGTATGACCTGCTGAAGTGGGCACCCACCTCCGCCAACGCCAGCCCGGCGCGCTTCGTGTTCGTCAAATCGGCCGAAGCCAAGCAGAAGCTGGCACCGGCCCTGTCCGAGGGCAACCTGGCCAAGACCCTGGCTGCCCCGGTCACGGCGATCATTGGTTTTGACCTGGATTTCCACGAGAAGCTGCCTTACCTGTTCCCCCACACCGATGCCAAGGCCTGGTTTGACGGCCCGCGCGAAGGCCGCCACGAGGCTGCGTTCCGCAACGGCAGCCTGCAGGGTGCCTATCTGATCCTCGCCGCACGCGCGCTGGGATTGGATGCGGGCCCGATGTCGGGCTTCGACCCGGCGAAGGTGGATGAAGCGTTTTTTGCCGGCACCGCCATCAAGTCCAATTTCCTCGTCAATCTGGGCTATGGCGACCCGTCCGGCATCTTCCCGCGCCTGCCGCGGCTTTCGTTCGACGAAGCCGCGCGTATTGCCTGA
- a CDS encoding YceI family protein, whose translation MSAMTKLLLPLALAAAITACSKPADTAAPAAAPAETAAAPADAAAAPAAPEAAAIQIAAGTYKLDPTHTDVLVQWSHMGFSNPSAHFGNADGTLVYDAADVGKSSVEVTLPLSGLNSFTAKFDEHLRSADFFDAAKFPTATFKSTKVEAAGINKLTVTGDLTVKGITKPVVLDVTVNGAGEHPMAKVPSVGFDATTTIKRSDFGVGAYAPAVSDDVKVRITTEASIPKAEEAAAK comes from the coding sequence ATGTCCGCTATGACCAAGTTGCTGCTCCCGCTGGCCCTGGCCGCCGCCATCACCGCCTGCTCCAAGCCGGCTGACACCGCTGCCCCGGCTGCCGCCCCGGCCGAAACCGCCGCTGCTCCGGCCGATGCCGCTGCTGCCCCGGCTGCCCCGGAAGCTGCTGCGATCCAGATCGCCGCCGGCACCTACAAGCTCGACCCGACCCACACCGACGTGCTGGTGCAGTGGAGCCACATGGGCTTCTCCAACCCGAGCGCGCATTTCGGCAACGCTGACGGCACCCTGGTGTATGACGCCGCTGACGTGGGCAAGTCCAGCGTGGAAGTGACCCTGCCGCTGTCCGGCTTGAACAGCTTCACTGCCAAGTTCGACGAGCACCTGCGCAGCGCCGATTTCTTCGACGCCGCCAAGTTCCCGACCGCCACCTTCAAGAGCACCAAGGTGGAAGCAGCCGGCATCAACAAGCTGACCGTGACCGGTGACCTGACCGTCAAGGGCATCACCAAGCCGGTGGTGTTGGACGTGACCGTCAACGGTGCCGGCGAGCACCCGATGGCCAAGGTGCCGTCGGTCGGCTTCGACGCCACCACCACCATCAAGCGCAGCGATTTCGGCGTGGGCGCCTACGCCCCGGCCGTCAGCGACGACGTCAAGGTCCGCATCACCACCGAAGCCTCGATCCCGAAGGCCGAGGAAGCTGCAGCCAAGTAA
- a CDS encoding LysR substrate-binding domain-containing protein, translating to MSRPPLQFLQGFVLAARMGNMSRAAEAMNVTVSALSHQMRQLEQRLGYPLLLRQARGVAPTQEGRRLLDQIGPHLDAINEVFRPFQARRDCVLSISAVPTMASAWLVPRLGRFVAAYPQIEINLQSNQLLIDFERQLQFDGAMRIGDGRWPGVIAEPLIDEWLVPMASPALVERMGGIGAKPLAEWPLLGDPDGEWDRWFALTGANAPKRYVAIFDDSESHHRAALEGVGVALGRVTRAQLLLQSGQLQLLSAHRLKTAWSHWLVYPERSKDHAGFQAFRQWLHAEAAEYRVLMGEQPQQ from the coding sequence ATGTCCAGGCCGCCACTCCAGTTCCTGCAGGGCTTCGTGCTTGCCGCACGCATGGGCAACATGTCGCGCGCTGCCGAGGCGATGAATGTCACCGTCAGCGCCTTGAGCCACCAGATGCGACAGCTGGAGCAGCGGCTCGGCTATCCGCTGTTGCTGCGGCAGGCACGCGGCGTGGCGCCGACGCAGGAAGGGCGACGCCTGCTCGATCAGATCGGCCCCCACCTGGATGCGATCAACGAGGTCTTCCGCCCGTTCCAGGCGCGCCGCGATTGCGTGTTGTCGATCAGCGCGGTGCCGACGATGGCATCGGCTTGGCTGGTGCCACGCCTTGGCCGTTTCGTGGCGGCGTATCCGCAGATCGAGATCAACCTGCAATCCAATCAGCTACTGATCGATTTCGAGCGGCAGCTGCAGTTCGATGGCGCGATGCGTATCGGTGATGGTCGCTGGCCGGGAGTGATCGCCGAGCCCTTGATCGATGAGTGGCTGGTGCCGATGGCCAGCCCGGCACTCGTGGAGCGCATGGGCGGCATTGGCGCGAAGCCGCTGGCGGAGTGGCCGTTGCTGGGTGACCCGGATGGCGAGTGGGACCGCTGGTTCGCCTTGACCGGCGCGAATGCGCCCAAGCGTTACGTTGCGATCTTCGATGACTCCGAATCGCACCACCGTGCGGCCTTGGAAGGCGTTGGCGTTGCGCTTGGGCGGGTGACGCGCGCGCAGCTGCTGCTGCAGTCAGGCCAGTTGCAGTTGCTGTCCGCTCACCGGTTGAAGACGGCCTGGTCGCACTGGCTGGTCTATCCGGAACGATCGAAGGACCATGCTGGTTTCCAGGCCTTCCGGCAATGGCTGCATGCGGAAGCCGCCGAGTACCGAGTGCTGATGGGTGAACAGCCCCAGCAGTGA
- a CDS encoding helix-turn-helix domain-containing protein has protein sequence MATTLVQQQQRLAAARQRFAEGGSLPAQLLAPAVLRSWERSRQAGVRPQQAPQYSSLAQRKLRLDDPADRLLARCVRQDMDDLWAAFGGRRWTLFCVNRDGLIIAQREHGLGDEAILRPIQVGRRVREIEIGTTAPSCALAEDAPALVRGNEHYLDEFSKVYCLSVPLHGADGEVLGALDITGIGERDSELLRGYFRQAALSIENQLIQQQRDCHLLAVQHDARWLGTPLQGVLSVDDDGQLRAANSVARRLLGLPRSGALPLMSLDGVFAEASVHQRRRLLQAGPVHRVPLRADSALQVQYLRGPVRARASTQTVAMAAASSLRVQGVQAVREAVAAHAGNLSAAARQLGISRTTLYRKLQQAG, from the coding sequence ATGGCCACCACGCTCGTGCAACAGCAGCAACGCCTGGCGGCAGCGCGACAGCGCTTCGCGGAAGGCGGCAGCCTGCCTGCGCAACTACTGGCACCGGCCGTGCTGCGTTCCTGGGAGCGCTCGCGGCAAGCTGGCGTGCGCCCGCAACAGGCGCCGCAGTATTCATCGTTGGCGCAGCGCAAGCTGCGTCTGGACGATCCGGCCGATCGCCTGCTTGCGCGCTGTGTGCGGCAGGACATGGATGACCTATGGGCGGCGTTCGGTGGCCGACGTTGGACCCTGTTCTGCGTCAACCGTGATGGCCTGATCATCGCCCAGCGCGAACACGGTCTGGGCGATGAGGCGATACTGCGGCCTATCCAGGTCGGGCGCCGCGTGCGCGAGATCGAGATCGGCACCACCGCGCCGTCCTGCGCGCTGGCCGAGGATGCACCTGCGCTGGTGCGCGGCAACGAGCATTACCTCGATGAATTCTCGAAAGTGTATTGCCTGAGCGTGCCGCTGCACGGCGCGGATGGCGAAGTGCTGGGCGCATTGGATATCACCGGCATCGGTGAGCGCGACAGTGAACTGCTGCGTGGCTATTTTCGCCAGGCCGCATTGTCGATTGAGAACCAGCTGATCCAGCAACAGCGCGATTGTCATCTATTGGCCGTGCAGCACGACGCGCGCTGGTTGGGCACGCCGCTACAGGGCGTGCTGTCGGTGGACGACGACGGCCAGCTGCGTGCCGCCAACAGCGTGGCGCGGCGCCTTCTTGGCCTGCCGCGCAGCGGCGCACTGCCGTTGATGAGCCTGGATGGTGTGTTTGCCGAAGCCAGCGTGCACCAGCGTCGCCGCCTGTTGCAGGCCGGGCCGGTACATCGGGTGCCGCTGCGTGCGGACAGTGCCTTGCAGGTGCAGTACCTGCGCGGGCCGGTACGCGCGCGTGCCAGTACCCAGACGGTGGCGATGGCAGCGGCGAGTTCGTTGCGTGTGCAGGGTGTACAGGCGGTACGTGAAGCGGTGGCTGCGCATGCTGGCAATCTCAGCGCCGCGGCACGTCAGCTGGGTATTTCGCGCACCACCCTGTACCGCAAGCTGCAGCAGGCCGGTTGA
- a CDS encoding mitochondrial fission ELM1 family protein — MPYAKRSTLPWTITDGRAGNVRQAVALASALALGGQQRLQLLPRPPWRWLSPRLLPGAARGFGPQFAQLAGNPPALAIGCGRQAAGALRVLGQRGSRTVQILDPRIPPRHWDLLVVPEHDRLRADNVLTLLGSLNPVSDDWLAWGRAAFSSFEQLPGPRTALLVGGPTDHAPWQDNDIQPLFEQLAARIRAEGGSVLATTSRRTPKPVTAALLRAFDDVPGVIWADGGDGSNPYAGLLGWADRIVCTPDSVNLLSEACATRVPVGVLLGQRSQERMARFQQALRERGRLLDGLAAFDADLNLAVEPLRETTRIAAEVKLRLGL; from the coding sequence ATGCCATACGCGAAACGATCGACGCTCCCATGGACGATCACCGACGGCCGCGCAGGCAACGTGCGCCAGGCGGTGGCGTTGGCGTCCGCGCTGGCGCTGGGCGGCCAGCAGCGCCTGCAACTGCTGCCACGGCCGCCGTGGCGCTGGCTGTCGCCGCGCCTGCTGCCGGGCGCTGCGCGGGGCTTTGGGCCGCAGTTCGCGCAGCTGGCCGGCAACCCTCCAGCGCTGGCGATTGGTTGCGGCCGGCAGGCGGCGGGCGCATTGCGGGTACTGGGCCAACGCGGCAGCCGCACCGTACAGATCCTCGACCCTCGTATTCCCCCGCGCCACTGGGACCTGCTGGTGGTGCCCGAACACGACCGCCTGCGCGCGGACAACGTGCTGACCCTGTTGGGCAGCCTCAACCCGGTCAGCGATGACTGGCTGGCCTGGGGCCGGGCCGCGTTCTCCAGCTTCGAGCAACTGCCAGGCCCGCGCACCGCCTTGCTGGTTGGCGGCCCCACCGATCACGCGCCGTGGCAGGACAACGACATCCAACCGCTGTTCGAGCAACTGGCGGCGCGTATCCGCGCCGAAGGCGGCAGCGTGTTGGCCACCACCTCACGGCGCACCCCAAAGCCGGTGACCGCCGCCCTGCTGCGGGCCTTCGATGACGTGCCCGGGGTGATCTGGGCAGATGGCGGCGACGGCTCAAATCCCTATGCCGGCCTGCTGGGCTGGGCCGACCGCATTGTCTGCACACCGGACTCGGTCAACCTGCTGTCGGAAGCCTGCGCCACCCGTGTGCCGGTCGGCGTGCTGCTGGGCCAGCGCTCGCAGGAACGGATGGCGCGCTTCCAGCAGGCCTTGCGGGAGCGAGGGCGGTTGCTGGATGGGCTGGCGGCGTTTGATGCTGACTTGAATCTCGCGGTTGAGCCATTGCGCGAGACCACCCGGATTGCGGCTGAGGTGAAGCTGCGCTTGGGGTTGTGA